The Armatimonas rosea genome includes a window with the following:
- a CDS encoding SGNH/GDSL hydrolase family protein, with amino-acid sequence MRIQANSNLLFIGDSITDCGRVRPVGEANPWNWGEVGSGYVRDVAAILGAAYPERAIRVRNVGSSGNTVRDLASRWKPDVTDLAPDWLSIMIGINDVWRQFDSPLAPERAVPLAEYSETLWSLCHRTRPKLKGLVLMTPFMIEANPDDPMRARMDEYGAAVKEISEEFEAVFVDTQAAFNALLQHHHPASIAWDRIHPGPVGHMTIARAFLRGIEAL; translated from the coding sequence ATGCGCATCCAAGCCAACTCAAACCTACTCTTTATCGGCGACTCCATCACCGACTGTGGCCGCGTTCGGCCGGTTGGGGAGGCCAATCCCTGGAACTGGGGCGAGGTGGGGAGTGGCTACGTCCGCGATGTGGCGGCGATCCTGGGCGCGGCCTATCCCGAGCGTGCGATCCGCGTTCGCAATGTCGGCAGTAGCGGCAACACCGTGCGCGATCTGGCGTCGCGCTGGAAGCCCGATGTCACCGACCTCGCTCCCGACTGGCTCTCGATCATGATCGGGATCAACGATGTCTGGCGGCAGTTCGACTCCCCGCTCGCCCCCGAGCGCGCCGTGCCGCTGGCCGAGTACAGCGAGACACTCTGGAGCCTCTGCCACCGCACCCGCCCCAAGCTCAAGGGCCTGGTTCTGATGACTCCCTTTATGATCGAGGCCAACCCCGACGACCCGATGCGAGCACGGATGGACGAGTACGGCGCGGCGGTTAAAGAGATCTCGGAGGAGTTTGAGGCGGTCTTTGTGGACACGCAGGCTGCTTTTAACGCGCTCCTCCAGCACCACCATCCTGCCAGCATTGCGTGGGATCGGATTCACCCCGGCCCGGTCGGACACATGACGATCGCGCGGGCCTTTCTACGAGGAATTGAAGCACTATGA
- a CDS encoding SGNH/GDSL hydrolase family protein, with protein MKIESGTLLFIGDSITDAGRARPVGEGGGLGGGYPSQVAALLGATYPERKIRVLNTGISGNTIRNLKSRWQKDVIDLKPDWLSIMIGTNDVWRQFQGTNNPDSVLPDEFEKTYNELILQTRPLVKGITLLTPFYIEPDHEQPMRKRMDEYGKLVRKIAKETGCRFGDTQAAYDKALQSVPFATLAGDKVHPSPAGHMVLSRVFLKTVDYRW; from the coding sequence ATGAAGATTGAAAGCGGCACGTTGCTGTTTATCGGCGACTCGATTACGGATGCGGGACGGGCACGGCCTGTCGGTGAGGGCGGTGGTCTAGGGGGCGGGTATCCGTCGCAGGTGGCGGCCCTCCTCGGGGCGACCTACCCGGAGCGCAAGATTCGGGTACTCAACACGGGCATCTCGGGCAACACGATCCGCAACCTAAAGTCGCGCTGGCAGAAAGATGTCATCGACCTCAAGCCGGACTGGCTCTCGATCATGATCGGCACCAACGATGTCTGGCGGCAGTTCCAAGGCACCAACAACCCCGATAGCGTCCTTCCCGACGAGTTTGAGAAGACCTACAACGAGCTGATCCTCCAGACCCGTCCGCTGGTGAAGGGAATCACGCTGCTGACCCCGTTCTATATCGAGCCGGACCACGAGCAGCCGATGCGCAAGCGCATGGACGAGTACGGCAAGCTGGTGCGCAAGATCGCCAAGGAGACCGGCTGTCGCTTCGGGGACACCCAGGCCGCCTACGACAAGGCGCTTCAGAGTGTTCCCTTTGCCACTCTTGCGGGTGACAAGGTCCACCCCTCGCCAGCCGGCCATATGGTCCTCTCGCGGGTGTTCCTCAAGACCGTGGACTACCGCTGGTAG